In Phyllopteryx taeniolatus isolate TA_2022b chromosome 13, UOR_Ptae_1.2, whole genome shotgun sequence, the following are encoded in one genomic region:
- the cmpk2 gene encoding UMP-CMP kinase 2, mitochondrial, with protein MSRRTMALLSRWSSRVFSVDVDGETVYFKIHDNQAGKGGKEEVQRLFGTVHKDAKCYSLLVSSGDKIHNARFHWELKDKLLKDLPAQCRLSPMRSFLPNVKDSLVHGYFLQTACQESSVTTERLLRQWLQLDDPLLVCSYLRDNEEDAPRWTQHLWNHEHKHGIVPLQAPQYHPATLNLIDSDVFYSFQAARDVFDKCADIIPEAASVLELLPCGGGVEPRSEPDFPVIVLEGLDATGKTTLTESLRDTLGATILRSPPQCLSPWRARFDQEPPILRRAFYALGNYITAQQISHQTSKTPVIIDRFWHSTAAYAIATAVSGPVCDLPAEGSELYRWPSDLLQPSLVVLLTLDPEERKRRLRDRGQGETKEEHELDCNQLFRLRVEEAYRRISGPSCISVDASSSAEQVLQQVLLLIKGKCHL; from the exons ATGTCAAGGCGGACCATGGCACTTCTCTCCCGGTGGTCCTCTCGTGTTTTCTCCGTGGACGTGGACGGAGAGACTGTTTACTTTAAAATCCACGACAACCAAGCCGGGaaaggaggaaaagaagaagtgcaGCGGTTGTTCGGAACCGTCCATAAGGATGCCAAGTGTTACTCTCTGCTCGTTTCCAGCGGGGACAAAATCCACAACGCCAGGTTTCACTGGGAACTCAAAGACAAACTGTTGAAGGATCTTCCTGCACAGTGTCGTTTATCGCCGATGCGCTCGTTTCTGCCTAACGTCAAAGACTCACTTGTACATGGCTATTTCTTGCAAACTGCTTGCCAGGAGAGCTCTGTCACGACCGAGCGACTTTTACGACAGTGGCTGCAGCTTGACGACCCGTTGCTCGTGTGCTCGTACCTGCGTGACAATGAGGAGGACGCTCCACGGTGGACTCAGCACCTGTGGAACCACGAACACAAACACGGCATAGTACCGTTACAAGCGCCACAGTACCACCCGGCAACACTCAACCTGATCGATTCCGATGTTTTCTACAGTTTCCAAGCGGCCCGTGATGTGTTTGACAAG TGTGCTGACATCATTCCGGAGGCTGCATCTGTACTGGAACTGCTGCCTTGCGGCGGCGGTGTGGAGCCCAGAAGCGAACCAGACTTCCCCGTTATTGTCTTGGAAGGCCTGGATGCCACAG GTAAAACCACGTTGACCGAGTCTCTCAGGGACACGCTGGGGGCCACTATTCTGCGTTCCCCTCCGCAGTGTCTTTCCCCCTGGAGAGCCCGCTTTGATCAAGAGCCACCCATCCTCCGAAGGGCCTTCTACGCACTGGGCAACTACATCACAGCACAACAAATTTCCCACCAAACCTCCAAGACACCTGTCATCATTGACAG GTTCTGGCACAGCACGGCTGCTTATGCCATCGCCACAGCTGTAAGCGGTCCAGTGTGTGACCTCCCGGCAGAGGGCTCCGAGCTGTACCGCTGGCCCAGTGACCTTCTCCAACCGAGTCTGGTTGTCCTTCTTACACTGGACCccgaggagaggaagaggaggctgaGAGACAGAGGTCAAGGGGAGACCAAAGAGGAGCATGAGCTGGATTGCAACCAACTGTTCCGACTCAG AGTGGAGGAGGCTTACAGGAGGATCAGTGGTCCATCTTGCATCAGCGTGGACGCCAGCTCCTCTGCAGAGCAAGTGCTCCAACAAgtgctgcttttaattaagGGCAAATGCCACTTGTAA
- the rsad2 gene encoding S-adenosylmethionine-dependent nucleotide dehydratase RSAD2 isoform X1 — translation MNMSSVFTGPLLLMQLCIRTILSFCTSVLDRTFSLTKGTCAGPGTDPDVIKASPNAVSPTSVNYHFTRECNYKCGFCFHTAKTSFVLPLEEAKWGLKLLRDSGMEKINFSGGEPFLHKKGDFLGNLVQYCKQDLQLPSVSIVSNGSMIKEQWFQKYGDHLDILAISCDSFEEATNQLIGRAQGRKSHLNNLYKIQNWCQEYKVAFKINSVINTFNVDEDMTDHIIQLNPVRWKVFQCLLIDGENAGENALREAERFTISDHQFQEFLDRHSSISCLVPESNEKMRNSYLILDEYMRFLDCREGRKDPSKSILDVGVSAAISFSGFDEKMFLKRGGKYVWSKADMKLQW, via the exons ATGAATATGTCCTCTGTTTTTACAGGTCCTTTGCTGCTCATGCAGCTCTGCATCAGGACTATCCTCTCCTTTTGTACTAGTGTTTTGGACAGAACTTTCTCCTTGACCAAAGGAACCTGTGCAGGACCGGGAACCGACCCAGATGTCATCAAAGCCAGTCCAAATGCTGTGTCTCCGACCAGTGTAAACTACCATTTTACACGCGAGTGTAACTACAAGTGTGGATTTTGCTTTCATACGGCTAAAACGTCCTTTGTGCTACCTCTGGAGGAAGCCAAGTGGGGCCTCAAACTGCTGAGGGATTCTG GTATGGAAAAAATCAACTTCTCTGGAGGAGAGCCATTCTTGCACAAAAAAGGAGACTTTCTTGGAAACTTGGTCCAATACTGCAAACAAGACTTGCAACTTCCAAGTGTCAGCATAGTCAGCAACGGAAGCATGATCAAGGAACAGTGGTTCCAGAAATATG GCGACCATCTTGACATCCTGGCCATATCATGTGACAGTTTTGAAGAAGCTACCAACCAGCTGATTGGCCGAGCTCAAGGCAGAAAGAGCCACCTGAACAATCTCTACAAGATCCAGAACTGGTGTCAGGAATATAAAGTggcctttaaaataaattcagtcATCAACACCTTTAATGTGGACGAGGACATGACAGATCACATCATTCAGCTCAACCCAGTCCGATGGAAG GTGTTCCAGTGTCTGCTGATTGATGGTGAGAATGCAGGCGAGAACGCCCTGAGAGAAGCAGAGAGGTTCACCATCAGCGACCACCAATTTCAGGAGTTTCTGGACAGACACAGTAGTATTTCGTGCCTGGTTCCTGAGTCCAATGAGAAG ATGAGGAATTCTTACTTGATCTTAGATGAATAT ATGCGTTTCCTCGACTGTCGAGAGGGTCGAAAGGACCCATCCAAGTCCATCCTTGATGTTGGCGTGAGCGCGGCCATCAGCTTTAGTGGATTTGATgagaaaatgtttctaaaaAGGGGAGGGAAGTATGTGTGGAGCAAAGCTGATATGAAGCTGCAGTGGTGA
- the rsad2 gene encoding S-adenosylmethionine-dependent nucleotide dehydratase RSAD2 isoform X2, producing the protein MQLCIRTILSFCTSVLDRTFSLTKGTCAGPGTDPDVIKASPNAVSPTSVNYHFTRECNYKCGFCFHTAKTSFVLPLEEAKWGLKLLRDSGMEKINFSGGEPFLHKKGDFLGNLVQYCKQDLQLPSVSIVSNGSMIKEQWFQKYGDHLDILAISCDSFEEATNQLIGRAQGRKSHLNNLYKIQNWCQEYKVAFKINSVINTFNVDEDMTDHIIQLNPVRWKVFQCLLIDGENAGENALREAERFTISDHQFQEFLDRHSSISCLVPESNEKMRNSYLILDEYMRFLDCREGRKDPSKSILDVGVSAAISFSGFDEKMFLKRGGKYVWSKADMKLQW; encoded by the exons ATGCAGCTCTGCATCAGGACTATCCTCTCCTTTTGTACTAGTGTTTTGGACAGAACTTTCTCCTTGACCAAAGGAACCTGTGCAGGACCGGGAACCGACCCAGATGTCATCAAAGCCAGTCCAAATGCTGTGTCTCCGACCAGTGTAAACTACCATTTTACACGCGAGTGTAACTACAAGTGTGGATTTTGCTTTCATACGGCTAAAACGTCCTTTGTGCTACCTCTGGAGGAAGCCAAGTGGGGCCTCAAACTGCTGAGGGATTCTG GTATGGAAAAAATCAACTTCTCTGGAGGAGAGCCATTCTTGCACAAAAAAGGAGACTTTCTTGGAAACTTGGTCCAATACTGCAAACAAGACTTGCAACTTCCAAGTGTCAGCATAGTCAGCAACGGAAGCATGATCAAGGAACAGTGGTTCCAGAAATATG GCGACCATCTTGACATCCTGGCCATATCATGTGACAGTTTTGAAGAAGCTACCAACCAGCTGATTGGCCGAGCTCAAGGCAGAAAGAGCCACCTGAACAATCTCTACAAGATCCAGAACTGGTGTCAGGAATATAAAGTggcctttaaaataaattcagtcATCAACACCTTTAATGTGGACGAGGACATGACAGATCACATCATTCAGCTCAACCCAGTCCGATGGAAG GTGTTCCAGTGTCTGCTGATTGATGGTGAGAATGCAGGCGAGAACGCCCTGAGAGAAGCAGAGAGGTTCACCATCAGCGACCACCAATTTCAGGAGTTTCTGGACAGACACAGTAGTATTTCGTGCCTGGTTCCTGAGTCCAATGAGAAG ATGAGGAATTCTTACTTGATCTTAGATGAATAT ATGCGTTTCCTCGACTGTCGAGAGGGTCGAAAGGACCCATCCAAGTCCATCCTTGATGTTGGCGTGAGCGCGGCCATCAGCTTTAGTGGATTTGATgagaaaatgtttctaaaaAGGGGAGGGAAGTATGTGTGGAGCAAAGCTGATATGAAGCTGCAGTGGTGA